A stretch of the Plodia interpunctella isolate USDA-ARS_2022_Savannah chromosome Z, ilPloInte3.2, whole genome shotgun sequence genome encodes the following:
- the rno gene encoding PHD finger protein rhinoceros, producing MSVRGTKRATGVRGEEAGTSKRRRTEPEDALWQLRPDVKMPSIYNRSASEAPAELFRKDLISAMKLPDSEPLTASEYWVITDTWKQDWERGVQVPVNPDSLPAPKVKIIDNPKPPDFQEFKLPKDKYIHLTRDAHFQPDKHHLSTTPARAEAACSYDLDAIDTAWLKLLNAERARAGAMPINENQLEKVLEELEVRTWDKIQAIMKSEEGLGIEYDENVICDVCRSPDSEDGNEMVFCDSCNICVHQACYGITVIPDGQWLCRPCGDGVRPMCVLCPNVGGAMKCTPSGHKWAHVSCVLWIPEVSIGCAERMEPITKISAIPASRWSLLCVLCRERKGACIQCSVKTCKTAYHVTCAFKHGLEMRAIIEDENADDGVKLRSYCQKHSVNNKKDKSSGSGSDEEEVKRKRRKDMTSEEKTQARAARLQEIEHEFDRHVSIKDISSHLLDVDQDAIVYIYNYWKLKRRAGHNRPLLPPKSDDSELLTHRQEQADLDKMKMFVQLRQDLERVRNLCYMVSRREKLSRSFFRLREQTFHKQVAVLTADPSISGPELAAIIEANHGPSIYDRLYSHDNAPDHQNDFEALLARIAPPDSSDDKKKDRNGLVKGSKSANPYKRHYVNGSRRSGSMYSGLSSEESAPEISRSSKYRGRAIGSSTDDDGKKSSSPKKKVSPKTKGKRSPKKTERKKKKVPQSKAILESSSEDESLKAKMKKDRTRSKTLTQMEKEMTAGKIDQSGTDSDELMPMRTTRNNKFPVDIYSDSSEEDVKPEVSDKTKSSEKSKANKSPNDSQQPLPRTKAAMKEFILHPEKKPVPEEVVPKKKRGRKPSNKDKKPPPPVKVESEDEARNKENKAMKQKDNPTDLIVPQRQAAKKASENMRSTTVVKKDDSDKPVSGDDTKSKPKVKSRGKEVKDTKDVTPSTSPAKVGRKKSSKEAEKEPISYVPQRQAAKKAAAHIKSGLGSKLPVVESDTDKKKDDKTEFMSPKKEEVKSKPLPKDSSSSSSSSSSSCSSSSSSEEETEKPCMKPTAKAPEIKPARQPSMFSPPGSRPTVDLPFLDKVSRPLSSTSASSDGDSSKESRSGSDSPALKLPRRRRKGSRLSSDTSPRKAPDKKLKTSERRSECGVPSPIAEGEEPRGADARAATRARTRSTTSSGNMPNKPDTRPRKPTKDDAGFALNSNKTKESFQSGQLSSPKREEDEEIKKEIKNDMSINDVKPKIGRPKSRSISVEDKEKIKSSITDSITQVKTSPRKSIDSKQKSRRMSVKDTSPIRRLSVKDTSPNRRTAITESSPISRIGAKDTLPSRRMSMKDISPNRRMSIKESPPKRRMSIKEPSPSRRSAVKDSSPNRRVTVKDPSPNRRVTVKDPSPSSRLIAKERRMSIKDPSPRRRMSVKDSSPKRRMSVKDTSPKHMDSLISDPTANVAPVKERRISRAEILSATGGLSPVKKLISERQPKDLNLERKSPLPMTDFTDHDKHWLTAPSPLCPPPVIERPGLNDKYIGEDKSMDSDSADKSSVNMMAKIQANLNENTMIKSPKTPMDARVSMDPLEMESSLVRGIRKRVSIDPEKKFITQDASHVQGVEISKSAKIPSVANPFPNRSMFSPQSKDNELFDYDMIAVDDGFNHDDMTKPFSSYPEFIFKEDSKEQGVQETLNLVDRLRMQLSSKKIPTENPVQEEPMNVEKDQKDDENNMTSKAGEGETLPPSNTAFDLPSKHIPKDSRTTVNHVAPPYCTDLTPREPITDKNYQEPIAMTSKDKWADIPLPDEPHPNDRKYDNHSNSYHEEVKEPSTIQSDVQSVSEIGDTISLSKQSDDSQSLSVADHSMHSNDQELTQDNQTYDNNNSLAHSDCATISSPYIGQDPKYRGESKITTRRSSASSTTSEGSTCSQKPVMKSHLNSIDSHQGHVIPDIDLYPLPAYSCSVVEPAMPLNQYSAFAPDASPFISSALPLFTSATGQLALPSPGPGLFPPVLPFPTTSLSSLHTMQPKPAFPQLCATFTTSSQNIALTTAMIAPPTPKPIDSPRDDLDVSGSDKFSIHVVSSPSISVDSYDASNNRSTKMSNDSNETMSSMHPQESKSPPKLPPAKTTPKFTGKSPGKSPAGISPKQSEPQKGTKRANNRSNRSQRGRGRSKSRGQSLQGYPVDYMGNSIQNKLVGTVYDFDEEIANDGVDLKALRDRRKSIDIRDDRKSENSYKDASQSPPVASPQANKRPPPSEESKEVKPSSPEVRERTASPAGKGSGDRGPGFTAVAPVLPGPVDMRTYQPFENPVPAAGDAYLLEFASGTADQQLAEIDEEIEKQLHSALMASKPKPGSPSAPVAPKPTEPPKETFTPQLPKVSLSDSRNQLKVKIKGPFLDANYSASSVTPVVPTPPVPVHDPISSFNAASGTPSSMMSGSGLRRMRKKELLRQYWTQDMNQDDPSAAAIMGMPQPPAQPPPLARTVTITIPKAVASMTSIPTREDYKMCDTPIEKKKRKTTSGLSRELRHLAVSMNDDVDPTDETKLPSYTASQAYKRRGRVTVKPNANNAPAPVAPKLKIKLSSNSVQQVNEESSGFHQFRPPKKRLMNLPKPSMEDVRRENMKFRRKIMADFEENEKTEKHKPPKSDKRKKKKDKKAEKLQVINSESESATKLIIKIKRTKEEESGQNSREGALAAAAAAPEAPVVVDPFEYDPSAPDPLAIDPPSYSDSSAMRKIRTDKVTPIRLKLSRSSKGSGYVMKESEEPSTSEAPSTSHSSPLPIAVNKHCEVR from the exons gtcCGAACATGGGATAAGATCCAAGCTATCATGAAATCCGAGGAGGGGCTCGGCATAGAGTACGACGAGAATGTTATCTGCGATGTGTGCCGCTCGCCGGATTCTGAAGATGGCAATGAGATGGTCTTCTGCGACTCCTGCAACATTTGCGTGCACCAGGCCTGCTACGGCATAACGGTCATACCAGACG GGCAGTGGCTATGCAGGCCGTGCGGCGATGGCGTTCGACCTATGTGCGTCCTTTGCCCCAACGTCGGAGGTGCTATGAAATGTACGCCTTCTGGACATAAGTGGGCACACGTCAGTTGCGTTCTTTGGATACCCGAGGTGTCCATAGGCTGCGCCGAACGCATGGAACCCATAACGAAAATATCCGCCATCCCTGCCTCCCGATGGTCTCTCTTGTGTGTGTTGTGTCGTGAGCGCAAAGGTGCGTGTATACAATGCTCCGTAAAGACTTGTAAGACTGCTTATCACGTAACCTGTGCATTTAAACATGGACTTGAAATGCGTGCGATCATTGAGGATGAAAACGCAGACGACGGGGTCAAACTAAGATCCTATTGTCAAAAACATAGTGTGAACAACAAGAAAGATAAGAGCTCCGGTTCTGGCTCCGATGAAGAGGAAGTAAAAAGGAAGAGACGGAAAGATATGACTTCGGAGGAGAAAACACAGGCGCGGGCGGCGCGTCTGCAAGAAATAGAACACGAGTTCGATAGGCATGTCAGCATTAAGGATATCAGCTCACATCTCCTTGATGTTGATCAAGATGCCATAGTCTACATCTACAACTACTGGAAACTGAAAAGACGCGCAGGGCACAATCGTCCCTTGCTACCACCTAAATCTGACGATAGCGAACTACTAACGCATCGACAAGAACAAGCTGATCTcgacaaaatgaaaatgttcgTACAACTAAGGCAAGACCTCGAAAGGGTGCGGAATTTATGCTACATGGTGAGTAGGAGGGAAAAGCTCTCTCGCTCTTTCTTTAGGCTCCGAGAACAAACGTTTCACAAACAAGTGGCCGTCTTAACAGCGGACCCTTCCATATCCGGCCCCGAGTTGGCTGCTATTATTGAGGCTAATCATGGACCTTCAATTTACGATAGGTTATATTCCCACGACAATGCCCCTGACCATCAAAATGATTTCGAAGCTCTGCTTGCTCGGATTGCTCCCCCTGATTCTAGTGACGATAAGAAGAAGGATCGAAACGGCCTAGTTAAAGGATCTAAGTCAGCAAACCCATATAAGAGACATTACGTGAATGGATCGCGCAGAAGCGGCAGCATGTATAGCGGTCTTTCTAGTGAAGAAAGTGCTCCAGAAATTAGTCGGTCCAGTAAATACCGTGGCAGAGCCATAGGATCCAGCACTGATGATGATGGAAAGAAATCCAGTTCACCAAAGAAAAAAGTGTCCCCTAAGACCAAAGGAAAGAGGTCACCGAAAAAGACTGAAAggaaaaagaagaaagttcCACAGTCAAAGGCAATTTTAGAAAGCAGCAGTGAGGATGAGTCTTTGAAGGCTAAGATGAAAAAGGATAGGACTCGAAGTAAAACTCTAACTCAAATGGAGAAGGAAATGACTGCCGGTAAGATAGATCAGTCTGGTACTGACAGTGATGAACTCATGCCCATGAGAACCACCAGGAACAATAAATTCCCAGTTGACATATATTCCGATAGTAGCGAAGAAGATGTGAAACCAGAAGTTTCAGACAAAACCAAATCTTCAGAAAAGTCAAAAGCTAATAAGTCGCCAAATGATTCACAGCAACCCTTGCCAAGAACCAAAGCGGCAATGAAGGAGTTCATTTTGCATCCAGAAAAGAAGCCAGTTCCAGAAGAAGTAGTACCTAAAAAGAAACGAGGCAGGAAGCCAtcaaacaaagacaaaaagcCCCCGCCCCCCGTCAAGGTAGAATCTGAGGATGAAGCCAGGAACAAGGAGAACAAAGCCATGAAACAAAAAGATAACCCAACTGATCTGATAGTGCCACAGCGGCAGGCCGCTAAAAAAGCTTCGGAGAACATGCGTTCGACGACTGTTGTGAAAAAGGATGATTCTGATAAACCTGTTAGTGGAGATGATACCAAGAGTAAACCCAAAGTCAAATCAAGGGGTAAAGAAGTGAAGGACACCAAAGATGTGACACCCTCGACTTCACCTGCCAAAGTCGGAAGAAAGAAATCTTCTAAAGAAGCTGAAAAGGAGCCAATTTCCTATGTCCCTCAAAGACAAGCTGCAAAGAAAGCCGCCGCTCATATTAAAAGCGGATTGGGTAGTAAATTACCGGTTGTCGAATCTGATACTGATAAGAAGAAAGATGACAAGACAGAATTCATGTCACCTAAAAAGGAAGAAGTTAAAAGCAAACCACTACCAAAAGACAGTTCCAGTTCATCGTCATCTTCAAGCAGTAGCTGTTCTTCCTCATCCAGTTCTGAAGAGGAAACAGAGAAGCCGTGCATGAAGCCAACAGCCAAAGCGCCAGAAATCAAACCTGCTAGACAACCGTCGATGTTTTCACCGCCAGGCTCTAGGCCAACAGTGGACTTGCCCTTTCTCGACAAGGTGTCAAGACCCCTGTCTTCGACTAGTGCCTCGAGTGATGGTGACAGCTCTAAGGAGTCTCGATCTGGTTCCGACAGTCCCGCGCTCAAGCTGCCGCGCCGGCGACGCAAGGGAAGTCGGCTGTCGAGTGATACTTCCCCTCGCAAGGCCCCGGACAAGAAGCTTAAAACTTCCGAACGGCGGTCCGAGTGTGGGGTACCATCACCGATTGCTGAAGGAGAGGAACCGCGCGGAGCCGACGCGCGCGCTGCCACGCGTGCTCGGACCAGAAGCACTACTTCAAGCGGAAATATGCCTAATAAGCCTGACACCCGACCGAGAAAACCAACTAAAGACGACGCCGGTTTTGCCCTTAACTCCAATAAGACCAAAGAGAGCTTCCAGTCCGGTCAACTTTCATCTCCGAAGCGGGAAGAGGACGAGGagataaagaaagaaatcaaaaATGATATGTCCATAAATGATGTCAAACCTAAAATTGGTAGACCCAAGAGTCGCAGTATATCTGTAGAAGACAAAGAAAAGATTAAGTCGTCCATCACTGATTCTATTACACAGGTCAAAACTAGTCCACGGAAGAGCATTGACTCGAAACAAAAGAGCAGGCGAATGAGCGTAAAAGATACTTCGCCAATTAGGAGATTGAGCGTGAAGGATACATCACCAAATAGGCGAACTGCTATTACAGAATCTTCGCCTATTAGCCGAATCGGTGCAAAAGACACTTTGCCAAGTAGGCGGATGAGTATGAAGGATATTTCACCAAATAGGCGAATGAGCATAAAAGAATCACCGCCGAAGAGGCGAATGAGTATCAAAGAACCTTCTCCAAGCAGGAGATCGGCCGTCAAAGATTCCTCTCCGAATAGACGGGTGACTGTCAAAGATCCTTCGCCAAATAGGCGAGTGACTGTGAAAGACCCTTCGCCGAGTAGCCGATTAATTGCGAAAGAAAGGCGAATGAGTATAAAAGATCCCTCACCTAGAAGGCGAATGAGTGTTAAAGATTCTTCACCGAAAAGACGTATGAGTGTCAAGGATACTTCGCCCAAACATATGGATTCTCTGATCTCGGACCCTACTGCCAACGTTGCTCCCGTGAAAGAGAGGCGAATCAGTAGGGCTGAAATACTTTCTGCTACCGGCGGTTTATCTCCTGTCAAGAAGCTAATATCTGAAAGACAACCTAAAGATTTGAATCTTGAGAGGAAGAGTCCGTTACCTATGACTGATTTCACAGACCATGACAAACACTGGCTGACAGCTCCAAGTCCCCTTTGTCCCCCACCAGTTATAGAAAGGCCTGGgcttaatgataaatatattggggAAGATAAGTCTATGGACTCTGACTCGGCCGACAAGAGCAGCGTCAATATGATGGCAAAGATCCAAGCCAATCTCAATGAAAATACAATGATAAAATCACCTAAAACTCCAATGGACGCCAGAGTATCTATGGATCCATTGGAAATGGAATCGTCTTTAGTGAGGGGTATCCGGAAACGTGTATCGATCGATCCCGAAAAGAAGTTTATTACCCAAGATGCTAGTCATGTACAAGGCGTAGAAATATCGAAGAGCGCTAAAATACCGTCTGTGGCCAATCCGTTCCCGAATCGCTCCATGTTCTCACCACAGTCGAAAGACAACGAACTGTTCGATTATGATATGATAGCCGTCGACGACGGATTTAATCATGATGATATGACAAAACCTTTCAGTTCATACCCAGAATTCATTTTCAAAGAGGATTCAAAAGAGCAAGGTGTGCAGGAGACTTTGAATCTAGTAGACAGGCTTAGAATGCAACTCAGCTCGAAGAAAATTCCAACTGAAAACCCAGTGCAAGAGGAACCAATGAATGTGGAGAAAGATCAAAAAGATGATGAAAACAATATGACTTCTAAAGCCGGTGAAGGTGAAACTTTGCCGCCATCGAATACAGCTTTTGATTTGCCGAGTAAACATATCCCGAAAGACAGTCGCACAACGGTCAATCACGTTGCGCCACCTTATTGTACGGATCTCACGCCTAGGGAGCCCATCACCGATAAAAATTACCAGGAACCAATAGCCATGACCAGCAAAGATAAATGGGCCGACATACCTTTGCCAGATGAACCTCATCCCAATGACAGAAAATACGACAATCATTCTAATTCGTATCATGAAGAAGTCAAAGAACCAAGCACAATTCAATCTGATGTTCAATCAGTTTCAGAAATCGGAGATACAATATCTTTATCGAAACAGAGCGATGATTCGCAGTCGCTGTCTGTAGCCGACCACTCTATGCACAGCAACGACCAGGAATTGACGCAAGACAACCAGACTTATGATAACAACAACTCGCTGGCACATTCAGATTGTGCTACGATTTCTTCGCCGTACATAGGACAAGATCCGAAATATAGAGGAGAGAGCAAAATCACAACCAGAAGGTCATCTGCCTCTAGTACAACTTCGGAAGGGTCCACTTGTTCCCAAAAACCCGTTATGAAATCTCACCTGAACAGTATTGATTCACATCAAGGTCATGTTATTCCCGACATAGACTTGTATCCACTACCGGCTTATTCCTGCAGTGTCGTCGAGCCTGCCATGCCTCTGAATCAATATAGTGCGTTTGCGCCTGACGCTTCTCCCTTCATTAGCAGTGCCCTGCCTCTGTTCACGTCGGCTACAGGTCAGTTGGCATTGCCGTCTCCAGGCCCTGGGTTGTTCCCTCCAGTTCTCCCTTTCCCAACAACATCTCTGTCTTCTTTGCATACGATGCAGCCGAAACCAGCATTCCCGCAATTATGTGCAACATTTACTACCTCTTCGCAAAACATCGCGCTCACTACCGCCATGATAGCTCCCCCTACACCCAAACCGATCGACTCTCCACGTGATGACTTAGACGTGTCAGGAAGTGATAAATTCTCCATACACGTCGTTTCCAGTCCTAGCATCAGTGTAGATTCTTATGACGCCTCCAACAACAGATCCACAAAGATGTCTAACGATAGTAACGAGACCATGTCGAGTATGCATCCCCAAGAATCTAAATCACCTCCGAAATTGCCGCCCGCTAAAACTACACCTAAATTCACCGGTAAATCGCCTGGCAAGAGTCCTGCTGGTATATCGCCGAAGCAATCAGAACCACAGAAAGGCACCAAACGTGCTAACAATAGAAGTAATAGAAGTCAAAGAGGCCGAGGTAGATCTAAGAGCAGAGGACAAAGTCTACAGGGATACCCTGTCGATTACATGGGCAATTCTATCCAAAATAAACTAGTCGGAACCGTGTACGACTTTGACGAAGAAATCGCCAACGATGGAGTCGATCTCAAAGCGCTCCGAGATAGGCGCAAATCCATAGACATAAGAGATGACAGGAAATCCGAAAATTCTTATAAAGACGCGTCACAATCTCCTCCCGTCGCTAGTCCGCAAGCTAATAAGAGACCACCTCCGTCAGAGGAGAGTAAAGAGGTGAAGCCTTCCAGTCCTGAAGTTCGCGAGAGAACGGCATCGCCCGCTGGGAAGGGATCCGGCGACCGTGGGCCGGGCTTCACGGCTGTGGCGCCCGTGCTGCCCGGGCCCGTCGACATGCGCACCTACCAACCCTTTGAGAATCCTGTTCCCGCCGCGGGAGATGCTTATCTGTTAGAATTCGCCAGTGGCACGGCTGACCAGCAACTGGCTGAAATTGATGAAGAAATTGAGAAACAACTACATTCAGCTCTTATGGCAAGCAAACCGAAGCCTGGGTCTCCTTCCGCCCCGGTGGCGCCCAAACCTACGGAGCCTCCAAAAGAAACATTCACTCCACAATTGCCCAAAGTCTCTCTGTCCGATTCTAGAAATCAGTTGAAAGTCAAAATCAAAGGTCCATTCTTAGATGCCAATTATTCGGCTAGCTCTGTGACTCCTGTAGTGCCGACCCCACCTGTGCCCGTTCATGATCCTATCAGCAGTTTCAATGCTGCCAGTGGAACCCCATCCTCGATGATGTCAGGTTCTGGCTTGAGAAGAATGCGAAAGAAAGAACTTCTAAGACAATACTGGACACAAGACATGAATCAGGACGACCCGTCTGCGGCCGCAATCATGGGCATGCCTCAACCACCAGCTCAACCGCCGCCTTTGGCTCGAACCGTCACGATTACTATACCCAAAGCTGTCGCCTCTATGACCAGTATCCCCACAAGAGAAGATTATAAAATGTGTGATACACCGATCGAAAAGAAAAAGCGTAAAACTACTAGCGGTTTGTCACGCGAATTGAGACATTTGGCAGTGAGCATGAATGATGATGTAGATCCCACAGATGAGACCAAATTACCCAGTTACACAGCAAGCCAGGCATACAAGAGACGTGGACGAGTTACGGTGAAACCGAATGCCAACAACGCGCCTGCCCCTGTCGCACCTAAGCTCAAAATCAAACTTAGCTCTAACAGCGTGCAACAAGTCAACGAAGAGAGTTCAGGTTTCCACCAATTCAGGCCGCCGAAGAAGCGTTTGATGAATCTTCCCAAGCCCAGCATGGAGGACGTACGCCGAGAAAATATGAAGTTCCGCCGAAAGATTATGGCCGACTTTGAGGAGAACGAGAAAACCGAAAAACACAAGCCCCCTAAGAGTGACAAACGTAAGAAAAAGAAGGACAAAAAAGCTGAGAAATTACAAGTGATAAACAGTGAAAGTGAAAGTGCTACAAAGttgataataaagataaaacgAACGAAGGAGGAGGAGAGCGGACAGAACAGCCGCGAGGGGGCGCTGGCGGCTGCCGCGGCGGCGCCCGAGGCGCCTGTGGTCGTGGACCCCTTCGAGTACGACCCCTCGGCGCCCGACCCCCTCGCCATCGACCCGCCCTCCTACTCAGATTCTTCTGCCATGCGGAAAATAAGGACCGATAAAGTGACACCGATTCGATTAAAATTGTCCCGTAGTTCGAAAGGCTCGGGCTACGTGATGAAGGAGTCGGAGGAGCCCAGCACGAGCGAGGCCCCCTCCACCTCTCACTCCTCCCCGTTGCCCATCGCCGTCAATAAACACTGTGAAGTGAGGTGA